One part of the Haemophilus parainfluenzae genome encodes these proteins:
- a CDS encoding glycosyltransferase family 2 protein yields the protein MSLNYSVIVCTFNGASFISEQLKSILSQPILPQKIIISDDGSCDETLAIVQQIFAQANFAAYQIVQGPKKGVITNFLSALKHCEADFTFLADQDDIWHLDKITEFAQMAEKQNSNVPTLTFSDARLIDEQNQEIAPSFFAYQALSEKCLSDDSILYKNCVQGAACMLNRALRNLALDSLSYTQLSELYMHDWWLALLARYYGETQFIDKPLLDYRQHCQNQVGVFNHKLRLFYYFIRFKSYWKNIRQAIRQVKMFEQFATKYGKPHCLPPSSKREYRSVPKLKQWLLSLLVK from the coding sequence ATGAGTTTAAATTATTCCGTGATTGTATGCACCTTCAACGGTGCATCTTTTATATCAGAACAACTAAAGAGCATTTTATCGCAGCCTATTCTGCCACAAAAAATTATTATATCTGATGATGGTTCTTGCGATGAAACCCTTGCTATTGTTCAGCAAATTTTTGCTCAGGCTAACTTTGCGGCTTATCAAATTGTACAAGGCCCTAAAAAAGGCGTAATCACTAATTTTCTGTCTGCCTTAAAGCATTGTGAAGCAGATTTTACTTTTTTAGCGGATCAAGATGATATTTGGCACTTGGACAAGATCACAGAATTTGCTCAAATGGCTGAAAAACAAAATAGTAATGTCCCAACTCTGACTTTCAGTGATGCTCGTTTGATTGATGAACAAAATCAAGAAATCGCCCCAAGTTTTTTTGCTTATCAGGCTTTAAGTGAGAAATGCTTAAGCGATGATTCGATTTTATATAAAAATTGTGTGCAAGGCGCAGCCTGTATGCTCAATCGTGCCTTACGTAATCTAGCACTAGATTCTTTATCTTATACTCAACTTTCTGAACTTTATATGCACGATTGGTGGTTGGCACTGTTAGCGCGCTATTATGGTGAAACACAATTTATAGATAAGCCTTTGCTAGATTATCGTCAACATTGCCAAAATCAAGTGGGGGTGTTTAACCATAAATTGCGTCTATTTTATTATTTTATTCGATTTAAGTCTTACTGGAAAAATATTCGTCAGGCAATCCGGCAAGTTAAAATGTTTGAACAATTTGCTACAAAATATGGCAAACCACATTGTTTACCTCCCTCTTCAAAAAGAGAGTACCGAAGTGTGCCAAAATTAAAGCAGTGGCTATTATCCCTTTTGGTAAAATAA
- a CDS encoding glycosyltransferase family 2 protein — protein MTALQFVLCVPTYNAGNKWQDWITAYQSQLLKADKVIVIDSSSSDSTVKLAEEAGFSVYSIPQSVFNHGRTRNQAVEFAKSFADVVVFMTQDAILASPDSLANLLAPFVDPEVAAVCGRQLPHHEATPLAAHARYFNYPPESSERTLADISVLGIKTAFMSNSFAAYRLSVFDKLGGFPDNTILAEDMYLTAKMILSGYKVAYCAEATVFHSHNYALKQEFQRYFDTGVFQQEQKWIQQKFGSAASEGKRFVLSELKFLSIKSPYLIPKAILSTCVKWLGFKLGYYYYRLPYKWCRAFSMHKGYWDKVT, from the coding sequence ATGACCGCTCTTCAATTTGTATTATGTGTACCAACTTATAACGCGGGTAATAAATGGCAAGATTGGATCACAGCCTATCAATCTCAACTCTTGAAAGCTGATAAAGTAATTGTGATTGATTCTTCTTCTTCTGATAGTACGGTAAAATTAGCTGAAGAAGCAGGATTTTCAGTCTATTCTATTCCGCAATCCGTCTTTAACCATGGTAGAACTCGTAATCAAGCGGTTGAATTTGCCAAAAGTTTTGCTGATGTAGTGGTATTTATGACTCAAGATGCAATTTTAGCTTCACCAGATTCGTTAGCAAATTTACTCGCTCCTTTTGTAGATCCTGAAGTGGCTGCTGTTTGTGGACGACAGTTGCCACATCATGAAGCAACACCATTAGCAGCTCATGCTCGTTATTTTAATTATCCGCCTGAGTCTAGCGAGAGAACTCTAGCTGATATTTCAGTGTTAGGTATCAAGACAGCATTTATGTCTAATTCTTTTGCTGCATACCGCTTATCTGTATTTGATAAATTAGGAGGGTTTCCAGATAACACTATTTTAGCGGAAGATATGTATTTAACGGCAAAAATGATTTTATCGGGATATAAAGTTGCTTACTGCGCTGAGGCAACAGTGTTTCACAGTCATAACTATGCACTAAAACAAGAATTCCAACGTTATTTTGATACAGGTGTATTTCAGCAAGAACAGAAATGGATTCAACAAAAATTTGGTAGTGCTGCTTCTGAGGGAAAAAGGTTTGTACTATCAGAATTAAAGTTTTTATCCATAAAGTCACCGTATTTAATTCCTAAAGCTATATTATCTACATGTGTTAAGTGGCTCGGTTTTAAATTAGGTTATTATTACTATAGATTACCTTATAAGTGGTGTAGGGCTTTTAGTATGCATAAAGGATATTGGGATAAAGTAACATGA